The proteins below come from a single Mycolicibacterium sp. TY81 genomic window:
- a CDS encoding alpha-E domain-containing protein, with product MLARNAESLYWIGRYVERADDTARILDVTVHQLLEDSSVDPDVASRTLLRVLGIEPPAAPLDMWSLTDLVAFGRGDAQNSIVESISAARENARGAREVTSTEMWECLNTTYNALSERERAARRLGPHEFLSFVEGRAAMFAGLADSTLSRDDGYRFMMLGRAIERVDMTVRLLLARVGDSASSPAWVTVLRSAGAHDTYLRTYRGVLDAGRVVEFMLLDRLFPRSVFYSLRLAERHLDELHNRPHDRIGATGEAQRLLGRARSELEFLQPGLLLDSLEDRLAGLQRSCREIGEALALEYFHAAPWVAWTDAGHAVSVIEEGEI from the coding sequence ATGTTGGCGCGCAACGCGGAATCGCTGTACTGGATCGGCCGCTACGTCGAGCGGGCCGACGACACCGCCCGCATCCTGGACGTCACGGTGCACCAGCTGTTGGAGGACTCGAGCGTCGACCCCGACGTGGCGTCCCGAACGCTGCTGCGGGTCCTGGGGATCGAGCCGCCTGCGGCGCCGCTGGACATGTGGTCGTTGACCGACCTGGTCGCGTTCGGCCGCGGTGATGCGCAGAATTCGATTGTCGAGTCGATCTCGGCGGCTCGCGAGAATGCCCGTGGGGCACGGGAAGTCACGTCCACCGAGATGTGGGAGTGCCTCAACACGACCTACAACGCCCTCTCTGAGCGCGAGCGGGCCGCCAGAAGGCTTGGGCCGCACGAGTTCCTGAGCTTCGTGGAAGGCCGCGCCGCGATGTTCGCGGGCCTGGCCGACTCGACGCTGTCGCGCGACGACGGCTACCGCTTCATGATGCTGGGCCGGGCGATCGAGCGCGTCGACATGACGGTGCGCCTGCTGCTGGCCCGCGTCGGTGACAGTGCGTCGTCGCCGGCGTGGGTGACGGTGCTGCGCTCGGCCGGTGCCCACGACACCTACCTGCGCACCTACCGCGGGGTGCTCGACGCCGGGCGGGTCGTCGAATTCATGTTGCTGGACAGGCTGTTTCCGCGGTCGGTGTTCTATTCGCTGCGGCTGGCCGAGCGGCATCTCGACGAGCTGCACAACCGGCCGCACGACCGCATCGGCGCCACCGGTGAGGCCCAGCGACTCCTCGGCCGCGCGCGCAGTGAGCTGGAGTTCCTGCAGCCGGGCCTGCTGCTGGACTCGCTGGAGGATCGCCTGGCGGGCTTGCAGCGCAGCTGCCGGGAAATCGGAGAAGCGTTGGCGCTGGAGTACTTTCACGCGGCGCCGTGGGTCGCCTGGACGGACGCGGGCCACGCGGTGTCGGTTATCGAAGAAGGTGAGATCTGA
- a CDS encoding type II toxin-antitoxin system PemK/MazF family toxin: protein MLDGMASQWRTFQRLAEQLVFNDAPKLIRTLQQPDGLSRTIQQGIRFGIEVGLTALGAVPAEQQAAITAGRPVTENIVPTAHRARRIVYSPDLDGQADPGEIVWTWVVYEDDPTRGQDRPVLVVGRDRNTLLGLMLSSQDRHQGDPDWVGIGSGSWDYEGRASWVRLDRVLDVPEEGIRREGAILEREKFEIIAARLRASYSWR from the coding sequence ATGCTCGATGGCATGGCGTCGCAGTGGAGGACGTTCCAGCGTCTGGCGGAACAACTGGTGTTCAACGACGCGCCCAAGCTCATCCGCACCTTGCAGCAGCCTGACGGGCTGTCCCGGACCATTCAGCAGGGCATCCGGTTCGGCATCGAAGTGGGCCTGACGGCGCTCGGCGCGGTTCCGGCGGAGCAGCAGGCGGCCATCACCGCCGGCCGCCCGGTCACCGAGAACATCGTCCCCACCGCACACCGCGCCCGTCGCATCGTCTACTCACCTGACCTGGACGGCCAGGCCGACCCGGGCGAGATCGTCTGGACCTGGGTCGTCTACGAGGACGACCCGACACGCGGCCAGGACCGCCCGGTGCTGGTCGTCGGCCGCGATCGCAACACCTTGCTGGGGCTGATGTTGTCGAGCCAGGACCGCCACCAGGGCGACCCCGACTGGGTGGGCATCGGATCGGGCAGCTGGGACTACGAGGGACGCGCCAGCTGGGTTCGCCTCGACCGCGTGCTCGACGTCCCGGAGGAAGGCATCCGCCGCGAAGGCGCGATCCTCGAGCGCGAGAAGTTCGAGATCATCGCCGCCCGCCTCCGCGCCAGCTACTCCTGGCGCTAG
- a CDS encoding GNAT family N-acetyltransferase: MREIQTRPATRSDIGGLSHTLARAFADDPVMKWMLPDAGLRRRRLPRLFTALTKHHHLGNGGVEIASSADGIGGAALWDPPGKWQQTRGAELRAVPMMLLTFGTAVLRGQAAAELMKKHHPEEPHWYLAVIGSDPTVRGGGFGQALMRSRLDRVDAEHAPAYLESSNPVNVPYYERFGFEVTGEMVLPNGGPSLIPMWRQPR; encoded by the coding sequence ATGCGTGAAATTCAGACCCGGCCGGCCACTCGTTCCGACATCGGTGGCTTGTCGCACACCCTTGCCCGCGCGTTCGCCGACGACCCGGTGATGAAGTGGATGCTGCCCGACGCTGGGCTGCGCCGGCGCCGGCTGCCGCGCCTGTTCACGGCGCTCACCAAGCACCACCATCTGGGCAACGGCGGGGTCGAGATCGCCTCGTCGGCCGACGGCATCGGAGGCGCGGCGTTGTGGGATCCCCCGGGCAAGTGGCAGCAGACGCGCGGCGCCGAGCTGCGGGCGGTGCCCATGATGCTGCTGACGTTCGGCACCGCGGTGCTGCGCGGCCAGGCAGCCGCGGAGTTGATGAAGAAGCACCACCCGGAGGAGCCGCATTGGTACCTCGCGGTGATCGGCAGCGACCCGACGGTGCGCGGTGGCGGGTTCGGACAAGCGCTGATGCGGTCGCGGCTGGATCGCGTCGACGCGGAACACGCCCCGGCCTATCTGGAGTCGAGCAACCCGGTGAACGTGCCCTACTACGAGCGGTTCGGTTTCGAGGTCACCGGTGAGATGGTGCTGCCGAACGGTGGACCGAGCCTGATTCCGATGTGGCGGCAGCCGCGGTAG
- a CDS encoding transglutaminase family protein, with translation MWRLRVVHATGYAYKSAVTASFNEARLTPRSDSRQNVVLNRVETTPATRSYRYIDYWGTAVTAFDLHAPHTELEVTSSSVVETDKGEMPAELVTWDDLAGAGVRDRFDELLVPTGYTPVSKRLQRVGQRIMKYYDPQEAVIAAANWVNTELDYVPGTTGVHSSGLDALREGKGVCQDFAHLTLILLRSMGIPARYVSGYLHPQRRAEVGDTIEGQSHAWVQAWTGGWWDYDPTNDVEINEQYVTVAVGRDYSDVTPLKGIYSGEGSTDLDVVVEITRLA, from the coding sequence ATGTGGCGGCTCAGAGTTGTCCATGCCACCGGGTATGCCTACAAGTCGGCGGTGACGGCGTCGTTCAACGAGGCCAGGTTGACGCCGCGCTCGGACTCGCGGCAGAACGTCGTCCTCAACCGTGTCGAGACGACGCCGGCCACCCGGTCGTACCGGTACATCGACTACTGGGGCACCGCGGTGACGGCCTTCGATCTGCATGCGCCGCACACCGAGTTGGAGGTGACGTCGTCCTCGGTCGTCGAGACCGACAAGGGCGAGATGCCCGCGGAACTGGTCACCTGGGACGACCTGGCGGGTGCCGGCGTGCGCGACCGGTTCGACGAACTGCTCGTCCCGACCGGCTACACGCCGGTCAGCAAGCGGCTGCAGCGCGTCGGCCAGCGGATCATGAAGTACTACGACCCGCAGGAAGCCGTGATCGCCGCGGCGAACTGGGTCAACACCGAACTCGACTACGTGCCCGGCACCACCGGGGTGCACTCGTCCGGGCTGGATGCGCTGCGCGAAGGCAAGGGCGTCTGTCAGGACTTCGCGCACCTGACGCTGATCTTGTTGCGCAGCATGGGGATTCCGGCCCGGTACGTGTCCGGCTATCTGCACCCGCAGCGCCGGGCCGAGGTCGGTGACACCATCGAAGGCCAGAGCCACGCCTGGGTGCAGGCCTGGACCGGTGGCTGGTGGGACTACGACCCGACCAACGACGTCGAGATCAACGAGCAGTACGTGACGGTCGCGGTGGGGCGGGACTATTCGGACGTCACCCCGCTGAAGGGCATCTACTCGGGCGAGGGCTCCACCGACCTGGATGTGGTGGTGGAAATCACCCGGCTCGCTTGA
- a CDS encoding CBS domain-containing protein, with the protein MRIADVLSNKGAAVATIAPETTVSQLLASLAALNIGAMVVVGDDGLAGIVSERDVVRELHKRGGGLLGQPVSEIMTTVLATCTPRDTVDHLVVLMTQNRVRHVPVLDDGRLAGIVSIGDVVKTRMEELETEQQHLQDYITQGG; encoded by the coding sequence ATGCGGATCGCGGACGTACTGAGCAACAAGGGTGCGGCGGTAGCGACCATCGCCCCCGAGACCACGGTGTCGCAACTACTGGCCAGCCTCGCCGCGCTGAACATCGGTGCCATGGTGGTCGTCGGGGACGACGGATTGGCCGGCATCGTGTCCGAGCGCGACGTCGTGCGCGAGCTGCACAAGCGCGGCGGTGGCCTACTGGGCCAGCCGGTTTCGGAGATCATGACGACGGTCCTGGCGACCTGCACGCCGCGGGACACCGTCGACCATCTCGTGGTGCTGATGACCCAGAACCGGGTGCGGCACGTGCCCGTCCTCGACGACGGCCGGCTGGCCGGCATCGTCAGCATCGGCGACGTGGTCAAGACCCGGATGGAAGAGCTCGAGACCGAGCAGCAGCACCTGCAGGACTACATCACCCAGGGCGGTTAA